ACACAGCTTATAGATTCAGTGCACCTATTTACGGATTTGAAGGAATCTGAAACAAGCCTCATAACCTAAATCCTGTAAAGAGTTAGAGGTGGAGAATGTTTGACTGACCTTATTGATTCGATCTGGGAGACTGTCAACAGTTGGTTGAGACGCCTTTACGTCCTTCACTTTTATGTAGTTGTACATGACGACGCCACAAAGCGCTGTGTCAACACACATGACAAGAACAGATAGTTAAACGATGCATACTGTGCAGACAGTCAACAAGTAAAACAGATGTTTACAACAGTTAAATTGTTGTTGAGTTGAAGAAACCTACCAATTGCGTATCCAATGATGTTCAGCCCAGTGATCGTGGACTCAGGGAAAATGACTGTTGAGAGGGCAATGAGAATCCAGTCTTTGAGAACCCCAGCTACCCGGATTGTTACTGCACCTGTTCTCCCGATTACTAAGAATATGGAGAAGTTCAAGGCAAGAGCACATAGAGCGTTGGAGAAAAAGATCCAGAAGTTGAACTGGATCTGTGAAACTTCCATCGTGGGTTTCTCCAACACATACCAAGGGAAGGCCAGAAAAACAAAACTGCACAAGATTAAAGCATAGCGTTTCAAGGAGAAGATTATGTGTGCAGTAGGGGGAGGTATAACTTTACATCTATGATCTAGCAATAAGTAGTACATGATGTCATGACATCAACAATGAGAAAAAAATCATGTTATGTAATCCAATTAGATTAACGGGAACCACAGATTAGGTAATGAAACATCATATTCTCGAGATATAATTGTTTGAGAACCATTAGGATTTAGGAGTGAATGAATACCTGCAGGGAGCTATGTAATATAAGCTGTTGATGGGGTTTAATGTCAACCCCTTCTTCTGGAGAAGAACTTGAGTTAGCACCAGTCTAAGTGCTTCAGCAAATATGCCTGTCACCTGGTAGACGGTGCCAACTATATTGAAATGGATCTCCCCATAAGAAGATATCACAACTCCAACACTGACAAGCAACATGTTCGAGAACACGTCGCACCTTGGTTTGTCAGTGCCGCAGATAACTGCCATGATAAATGTTGCTACTGGCACTGAAATTCCAAAGTC
The DNA window shown above is from Raphanus sativus cultivar WK10039 unplaced genomic scaffold, ASM80110v3 Scaffold1356, whole genome shotgun sequence and carries:
- the LOC108811861 gene encoding probable sugar phosphate/phosphate translocator At3g17430, which produces MVINKTLVLTYIYLLIYIILSSGVILYNKWVLSPKYFNFPLPITLTMIHMGFSGFVAFLLIRVFKVVAPVKMTFEIYATCVVPISAFFASSLWFGNTAYLHISVAFIQMLKALMPVATFIMAVICGTDKPRCDVFSNMLLVSVGVVISSYGEIHFNIVGTVYQVTGIFAEALRLVLTQVLLQKKGLTLNPINSLYYIAPCSFVFLAFPWYVLEKPTMEVSQIQFNFWIFFSNALCALALNFSIFLVIGRTGAVTIRVAGVLKDWILIALSTVIFPESTITGLNIIGYAIALCGVVMYNYIKVKDVKASQPTVDSLPDRINKEWKMEKKSSDKFNPDVSGESPRLGAEINDEEAPLITSRLSHIGRTQLGNHAA